One Cyanobacteria bacterium GSL.Bin1 genomic window, CTATTTCAGTTGTTGCAATTCTTTCTAAAACCGATGGACTAAGTTGTTTATATCCGCCAAGTATTTGAGAAGTCAACCGTGTTAAAAAAGGGAAAGTCTCGTCAAAGTAAAAGGCTAGATCAGTTAAGATTAGGGTTCGGCTTGAGGGATGAAAAAAGACACATTCTTGTAGCGGATCAAACCCCCTGAATGTAATCGTTCTAAACCCTTCTATAAACTGATATTCAATCCCATTCCATAATTGCTCTAGATCATCTTTAATGATTTTATCAATTGGCAAATTTGGCTTTTTGCTTTTAAGACCCGAAACTGCCCAAAAAATTGCATCTGGGTAAAGCATTTTGAAATTTTCAGCAAATAAATAATGGTGAAGATTGGGTGCAATGATATGTTTAACCGTTCCAATTTCTTGAAGTTGACGGATGATTGTATTATCAACTTGAATTGGAGAAATAACGACTAATTCCCGATTTTCAAGTCGAATCACTGTCATTCTTGTCCCAACACTGAGTCCAAAGTATTGCAAAGGCTGTTCAGCAACCCAAATATCTTGATCAATTTCTCTTAGCATTGATTTGAACCATTCAACTAAAAAAGGTGGGCAAAACCCACCTCAATGTTATCTATTTACTCGCACCCGTTGGCATTCCTAAAATATCCTCAATTTTGGGCATTTCTTCTAAGGGAATGACGCGACCTTCTTCCTCAAAATTCTCAATTTGATCAAAGTTGAGATAGCGATACAAATCATCAGCAAAGGGATTAATTTTCTCTTGGACAATGGAGAGATATTCATCCACAGTGGGAATGTAACCCAGTAAGGCACAAACTGCAGCTAACTCAGCTGAACCGAGATAGACTCGTGCGCCTTTCCCCATGCGATTATTAAAGTTACGGGTCGAAGTGGAGAAGACGGTTGCTTCATCTTCCACTCGCGCTTGGTTCCCCATACACAAGGAACAACCGGGCATTTCTGTCCGTGCGCCAGCAGCAGCAAACACACCATAAACCCCTTCCTCACGGAGTTGTTTCTCATCCATGCGTGTGGGAGGACAAATCCAAAGGCGAACTTTTGCCACGCCTGCATCTTCTAAAATTTTCGCAGCAGCACGATAGTGACCAATGTTAGTCATGCAAGACCCGATGAAGACTTCATCAATTTTATCCCCTGCACACTCTGACATTAACTTCACATTATCCGGGTCATTCGGTGCAGCAACAATCGGTTCTTTGATTTCGTTTAAGTTAACCTCAACCGTATCCACATATTCAGCATCTGCATCCGCTTCCAGTAACTCAGGCTTATCCAACCATTCCTGCATTTTGGCAGCGCGACGTAAGAGGGTACGGGAGTCTTGATAGCCACGCGCTACCATGTTTTTAATCAGGGCAATGTTGGAATTGAGATATTCGGCGATGGTCTCTTTCCCTAACTTAATCGTACAGCCAGAACAAGAGCGTTCGGCAGTGGCATCGGTTAATTCAAAGGCTTGTTCTACTTTGAGGTCGGGTAAGCCTTCCATCTCCATGATGCGACCGGAGAAGACGTTTTCTTTAACTTCGGTTCCGACCGTTAACTTCCCTTGCTGCATGGCGACATAGGGAATGGCATTAACAATATCCCGCAGTGTGACACCCGGCTGTAATTCGCCAGTGAAGCGCACTAAAACCGATTCTGGCATATCCAGAGGCATTGCCCCTAATGCAGCCGCAAACGCCACTAAACCCGACCCGGCAGGGAAGGAAATACCAAGGGGGAAGCGAGTATGAGAATCACCACCGGTTCCGACCGTATCGGGAAGTAACATCCGGTTTAACCAAGAGTGAATGATACCGTCACCTGGCTTTAAGGAAACCCCACCTCTGTCTGCAAAGAAGTCAGGGAGTTGTTGATGGGTTTTCACGTCCACTGGTTTGGGATACGCTGCGGTGTGACAGAAACTTTGTAAAACGAAGTCCGCATTGAAGCCAAGACAAGCCAGTTCTTTTAACTCATCGCGGGTCATGGGTCCGGTGGTATCTTGTGACCCCACAGTGGTCATCATCGGTTCGCAAGAGGTTCCCGGACGAACCCCATCAACACCACAAGCGCGTCCCACCATTTTTTGCGCCAGCGTGAAGCCTTTATTATTCTCTGCGGGAACTTCCGGACGAGTAAACAGAGAGGTGACTTCTAAGCCTAAGGCTTCTCGGGTTTTATCAGTCAAAGCCCGTCCAATCATCAGTGGAATCCGTCCACCGGCGCGGACTTCATCTAAGATTGTATTCGGTTTCGGAGTAAAGGTGGTTAAGGTTTCTCCGGCTTCGTTGGTAATCTTTCCTTTATAAGGGTAAATCGTAACGACATCCCCTGTATTCATTTGGGTGACATCGCACTCAATGGGAAATGCACCAGAGTCTTCGGCAGTATTGAAAAAGATGGGGGCAATTTTTCCGCCGAGAACATAACCACCAGCGCGTTTGTTGGGAACGTTGGGAATATCATGTCCAATGTGCCATAGCATAGAGTT contains:
- a CDS encoding DUF4336 domain-containing protein, coding for MLREIDQDIWVAEQPLQYFGLSVGTRMTVIRLENRELVVISPIQVDNTIIRQLQEIGTVKHIIAPNLHHYLFAENFKMLYPDAIFWAVSGLKSKKPNLPIDKIIKDDLEQLWNGIEYQFIEGFRTITFRGFDPLQECVFFHPSSRTLILTDLAFYFDETFPFLTRLTSQILGGYKQLSPSVLERIATTEIEKFKNSIKKILNWDFERVIIAHGSIINENGKEKLKEGYQNFLEI
- the acnB gene encoding bifunctional aconitate hydratase 2/2-methylisocitrate dehydratase, whose amino-acid sequence is MLETYRQHATERAKQGIPPLPLNAEQTSQLCELLKQPPQGTEEELLYLLRDRVPPGVDEAAYVKAGFLTAIGKGEVNCPLITVEEAVELLGTMVGGYNVQSLIEFLKSSDTNLAQKAATALSQTILAFDAFNDVFELAQDNQYAKQVIDEWAEGTWFTNKPEVPEQIQVVVFKVAGETNTDDLSPAPHATTRPDIPLHALAMLESRMPEGLEQIAQLKEKGLPLAYVGDVVGTGSSRKSAINSMLWHIGHDIPNVPNKRAGGYVLGGKIAPIFFNTAEDSGAFPIECDVTQMNTGDVVTIYPYKGKITNEAGETLTTFTPKPNTILDEVRAGGRIPLMIGRALTDKTREALGLEVTSLFTRPEVPAENNKGFTLAQKMVGRACGVDGVRPGTSCEPMMTTVGSQDTTGPMTRDELKELACLGFNADFVLQSFCHTAAYPKPVDVKTHQQLPDFFADRGGVSLKPGDGIIHSWLNRMLLPDTVGTGGDSHTRFPLGISFPAGSGLVAFAAALGAMPLDMPESVLVRFTGELQPGVTLRDIVNAIPYVAMQQGKLTVGTEVKENVFSGRIMEMEGLPDLKVEQAFELTDATAERSCSGCTIKLGKETIAEYLNSNIALIKNMVARGYQDSRTLLRRAAKMQEWLDKPELLEADADAEYVDTVEVNLNEIKEPIVAAPNDPDNVKLMSECAGDKIDEVFIGSCMTNIGHYRAAAKILEDAGVAKVRLWICPPTRMDEKQLREEGVYGVFAAAGARTEMPGCSLCMGNQARVEDEATVFSTSTRNFNNRMGKGARVYLGSAELAAVCALLGYIPTVDEYLSIVQEKINPFADDLYRYLNFDQIENFEEEGRVIPLEEMPKIEDILGMPTGASK